The Solanum lycopersicum chromosome 9, SLM_r2.1 genome window below encodes:
- the LOC138338442 gene encoding uncharacterized protein, producing the protein MGVTAPVTVRETRIEAPKPKEFRGERSAQDVENFLWKMDAYFEHLNMPNEAAKIRTATMYLTDTEMLWCRRKKENIEKGVCCIDGWEQFKVELKCQFYPQNVVREARRKLRELKQTFSIRDYVKEFTKLTLQFPSLTSEDLLCYFLDGLQNLAKQELQRRQVTDVDEAIVVVESLNDFRADAEKGRDNRSKTIPPKVENNRSRSRPNPN; encoded by the coding sequence ATGGGGGTTACTGCTCCTGTTACTGTACGTGAGACGCGCATTGAGGCTCCCAAACCCAAGGAATTTCGTGGGGAAAGGAGTGCTCAAGACGTGGAGAACTTCTTGTGGAAGATGGATGCTTATTTTGAGCACTTGAACATGCCAAACGAAGCTGCCAAGATCAGAACGGCAACTATGTATTTGACGGATACAGAAATGCTGTGGTGTCGACGGAAGAAGGAAAACATAGAGAAGGGGGTTTGCTGTATTGACGGCTGGGAGCAGTTCAAGGTTGAACTCAAATGTCAATTCTACCCTCAAAATGTTGTCCGTGAGGCTCGTCGGAAGTTGAGGGAGTTGAAACAAACTTTCTCGATTCGAGATTATGTGAAAGAGTTCACGAAGTTAACACTTCAATTTCCGAGCCTGACCAGCGAAGACTTGCTATGTTACTTTCTAGATGGCCTTCAAAACTTGGCCAAGCAAGAGCTTCAAAGACGTCAAGTTACCGACGTGGACGAGGCGATAGTAGTGGTGGAATCGCTTAACGATTTCCGGGCAGATGCGGAAAAGGGGAGGGATAACCGGAGCAAAACTATTCCTCCCAAGGTTGAAAACAACAGGAGTAGAAGTAGACCGAATCCAAACTGA